AGACTGCACTACTGGCAAAAGTGATCATTCCatccttccccctttccttaGTCATGCTTTCCTCAtgcctcctctctgctggcTCTGACATTCATGCAGCCACATGTTAGGCTAGATCGGCTTGCCAACAGAGCTGAaagcttacaaaaaaaaaaaagtttccgGCAGAATCAATTCTGGCAGCCAGCTGATCCTGCAGCCGAACAAACACCAGTGCCAGGATGAGCCAGTGAGAGGGCCTGTTTTGGTGGCAGCCTACACACACGTCAGCATAAACCAGAAGTGCCCCCACAGGCCATAATTTCACAAATGCTTCCAGCCAGCTattgccagcactgctgccaaaaGTAACACAGCCTTGCCCTCGGCCACACCAGCTGCTCATTCCAGGCTCCAGGCACCcgctgtgctgtgctggagaactGATTGATAAATGTAGCTGGagttaaaagcagcattttttttttcctcccaaatttGTATTCCCCATCAGTAAAGCACCTCTGAACCAAAGACCTGTTGGATTGTAATTGTCTCCTGGGTGAAACTCCAGGGAAAAGAGGTGAGTTGAGGGCATTTTACAGTCTTATCCTTGGCTGCAAACTTGCCTTCCCACTAAGGCTAAGGCTTCACATCCCATTACAGAGGTGTCAGAGCATACACAGAGTACACTCCAGCTTCAGGACAGAGTCTTCTTGGAGGACTCTGCTTtacttcagctgtgctggggtgagCATACTCTCAATCTGAGGTGGATAATGTAGTCACTGTGGGGGACCTAAATATGGACATAAATCTGCAAGAGCTTAGAGCAACTTGATAAGAAGACACTGTAAGataacacaaataaataaattattcaaaacaGCTCTGCGTATCAAACACCTTACTGATGTATAAATGTTTCACAACTATATTGTATCTGACTACATTTCTTTTCAACAGATACATCTGGACTATATTCAACATTCCAAACAAGGGATCAGAGAAAGCAGTTTTTGTTCCATAAAAGGTACTTTTAATATGGATTGTAGAAATACCAGGCATTAAAAATCCATGAAGGATCATCAGCGATTGAAATGATCAACTGCTGTTTTGAGGTCTGAATTTCAGAGACTGCCTTGATATCTGCAGGGTCTCTGGTGACTCTTTTAGCAGTACTGAAAAGCTCTGTAGTTTTGCATACAGAACTTTGACCCACACAGTTAACTAATATTCAGCACTTTGCCAGATTTTTCTGCAGAGGGATGTGGGGGGGAATTGATGATGAATTCAGTCAGCTCCTTAGCGAAATCCTATTTATTTACAAAGAATGTACAGCCATGTCCCATTTCCTTGCACGCAGAGGAAGCAAATGGGAGGGAGAACTGTGCAGCAGTCCAAGtttgctgctccagccaggatGCTTGCCCAGAAGAAGCTGTCCCTTGGCTTTTTCTCAGGGCCATACACCACTGCTTCTCCCACTGTCTGCTGGCTCTTGCATGGTGTTTCCGGTCCCGGACATGCACACAGGCAAACACAGCTGCAACCAATCTGTGCTCTTGCTGCAGCATTCACAAGCAGTCCCTAGAAAAgtctccctgcctttccccaaATTTGTGCTTGCTCATACAAGTTAGCTCATCTTAGCACTTGGCCATGCAGCTCTATGCCACGGGCAGCAGCTTCTAGTTTTTAGCTATATTATGCCATAAAAAAACTTAATTGCTCCTTCCTGAACAAAGCATGGCCAGCATGCCTGTCAGTTTTAATGAGGTTTGGAACTGCCTATAGATCAAAGCTCTTCTCCAGTGGGTTTTGCCTGTATTgcataaaaaggaaaggagaagtgacctccaaagcaaacagaacaaCAAGGAACAAAGTTAATTTCCATATGTAATTTCTTCTATGATTTGGCAAGCATCAGATTAACTGTGTAAAACAGAGGACTTCCTACAGAATGTTAATCCTCACAAGAACTACATTATGGTGAAGATTTCAAAAGTACAAGCACAACCTGTTTTTCATCTGAGACCTTGTCTGTATCATCTTCCAAACCACAGGCCTGACCCTGGGAGTGGAAGGAGTGCTTTCAATAAACAAACCTTGATTTTCCAGTCCTGCACCATCATTTACTTCTGTGCAAGTTGCATGGAGACATTGCTAAATCCATTCCAACATACATAATAACTACtttttttcattggttttcaCAGGTGTAAATGCCTGCACAAAGCATGTGGCAGCAGAGAAGCAAGTCCGATTGGTTTTTACTAGCAGGACAAAGaggaattattttcctgagaaCTGATTAGTCATGTATTACATTGTTGTAATGCATGCTGCCACAATGGGAGAGAGCTGCCCTCTCCTGCAAATTTGGCATATCAGGGAACCTTTCTGAAACATACTTGTTTGAAGCCAGTAGATGTACTTTGCAGAGCTAATGAGAGACAGTTGTATTTTGTGAATGAAGCTCTAAGCCAGAGAATGAAACAAGTCAATGACCGtcattttccttcagcaggTCCTCCAAATAAGTCTGCATTTGTGAAATGAATGGGAGTGGTCCTGTTCTACTAGCATGGTTCCCAGACAAAATGTCTCTGCTGCTACTGTTCAAGGAAATAAAACGCTGCAAGCAGCAAACATGTCTAGGCATGCTGAGCATAATTTTGCTTCCAGTGTGGGAGGGTCCAAAATACTTGGCCTCCCCAGTGAAAGAAATGAACATTCAAGGAAGGCAGAAGCTGAATTAACCCATGATTACCAAGCACAATTATACTTCTAAATATTGAAGGCAAGATCTTAATTTCCTTGGGGCAGTTCTTTGTGGACTGTAAAGCTTTTGGTGTTCACACACTCTCTAAGCAGGCTGACAAGCACATTTACAAATACAGTACTATCCTGCTGCAATTTTTTACCTCATCCTTCAAGAAAGGCGTATGAACAAGCCACATTTCTTACCAGCTGACTTTTGCCTGACTTCCACCACACCAGGGTAGTTTCTGCTTGACTGTGTCCGGCGCCAGAGTCTTCACTCAGGGTACACGAACATCTCTGCCACTGTTCCTGCACATCGTGACATCAATCTGCCACCAGCCGCTGCCAGGGTGCtcaggagctgggctctgcatcGGCAGGGAGACAGGATGGGCGCAAGGATGAGTTGGTGCCTGAGGCTTCCTGCCTGCCAAGCACACAGGCACTGGAATCAACGTGCTCCAAAGCAGCACTGGCAACTTTTCCAAGCTGCAGCGTGTACTTTGCCGCACAAGGGCTGCAGTCTGCTGGCCTGTAAAACCAGCCTCTCCAGTTAAGGAAGTAGTGGAGCAGGAAACTGGCAGGGAGGCACAGCCAGACGCTGCTCCCCAAAGCTTCATCCCCTTGAGTCTAACAGATTTGGCAATGCTGACTTCATGTGGTGAGATGAGTTTGTATTCCCAGTGCTTattttggagaagaaagaatATAGTGGGGCACAGAGAAAAACGTGGGACAGGGAGTCATTTGGAGCTTGAgtctaagttttctttttctttttttttctttttaaaagtatattaaCATTTATCTTTTAGCATTTATAGTAACAAACCCACAGGCAATAAAAATCCCACAGTGACTTAAATGAGACTAAATTTGTGAACAACGAGCTACCAATGAGAATCCCGATGCCCTccatacaaaataaataaacatcaGTTTCCACCTAATATTTACTTCTTCGAAGTTCAAGACTAATCCCATTTGGCATATTTTAAGGAAGTGAGCTCTTGACCCCAAATGTTTATGGGCTGTAACAGTACGTCcaataaaaaaaggaagcacATTTTAAAGCTGCTCTTAAAGTCAGATTGGTTTTAGGCACAATTTTTACAAAGACAGCACTTCACCTCATGTTTCAAGTAAAAGGGGTAAGTGTGACTGATACAGCCCATCCAGACCAGATATTTCTGGCTATGGAAGTTTCTTTTAACAAGAATTTTTGAATATCTATATTAACCCCCTGGCCCCCACAAGACAGATAACATAGTACCACAAGGGTTACATTACTTACATCATACTTCATACTGTAATAAAATGTTAAGGGAGCATTCTAGGTGAAATGCCACAAAATAATGCACCAACTGAAAATAATGGGAAACAACAATTTAATCCCAAActagtttggagaaaaataagCCTTCAGATGCAAGTAATTAAGTTACCTGCTGTCTGCAAAACATTTTAGATCAGCAGCTCATGGCACGACgtttatttgatatttttctgtagataaataaaaatgtgaagtgGGCACAGGTCGGCTTCTATTGTCATGTTATCAATATTTACTGTGTTTGTTGGAGCCCAGTTTGTGGGTCCTGCTCCAGATGCTGTGTGTGTCGTACCAATGCAGAAATAGACATAGAAATGCTTGTGTAACCCAAAGGCCACAAGTCGTGTTACAGCTTTTTTAATTACATGGTACTCTGCCTCTGTGAAAGGGACACAAAGCTGGCCCCAAACTgtgctttgcaaaacaaaatgagaagTGCAATGATAGCACACAGGCTTTTCACTGTAGCGGTCTTTGCAGTTGGGGTTAACTGAGTAAATTAGGAGAGGTTTTGAACACATGAAGAAGCACTCCAGAAGCAAAGAGTACTTCTTCAAACACTCAGGGTTAAGACTTGTAGCTGGACAGGTctggaaaatgaggagaaaggGCAATACACGGCCTGCCAGGCCCGGCTatgtgaatttttcatttcagtgagcCCTGCCCGAGTTTTCCAAGAATTAACAAAGAGAAAGgtagatgggaaaaaaaaaaaaaaaaaaaaaaaaaaaaaagtaaaaaaaataaacgGGGTTCTTGTTACTTGGCACCAGGAATAACTGAGCAGTAAATTTCCAAGGAGTGGAAATTTACCCTTCTTAAGTGTGAGGTTCGTTGATGACATAGCTAACACCTGCCCATCATGATCAGTGTcctttttatacatatatatgtatatatacatgaATTATCCTTTCTATGCATGTATATACGTACAAAACGGCCTTCAGGACGGCCTCACGCCACCGCGAAAACTGCGGAAAAAGAGCAGCAGGGTTTGCACTCGTTGTCCATTAGATTTTAATTTCCAGAGGAAAGATGGGGCGTTAATgctgttgcttttaaaatttttattttatttgactCGAACCCGCGCTCGGTTCAGCGGCGCCCACCCGCCACGtcgcggcggggcgggcggggcggggcggcggccgtTGCGCCTGCGCGGTGCGGGGGGTGCGGCCGGCCATGGCCGCCTCCgtgttctgctgcttctcctggtgCCGGGATGGCGGCGCCGGGCACATCCCGCTCAAGGAGATGCCGGCCGTGCACCTGGACACGCAGCGCATGGGTGAGCGGGGCAgagccgctgctgccgccgggCGGCTCCACGGCGGGCAgggccgcagccccggggcgcGGCACGGGGTAACCGCTGGGAAAGTCGCTTTGGGGCTACTTCTTTAGTCGGAATTGGCAGTTTCCCCgggaaaagaaataaggaagCTTGGTTTAAAAATTGACTTGAAGCAGTTTGGGTTTAAACTGAAGTTGATCGGCACGATGGGTATGTGGGGTGCCCGAGGGGGGCAGGCTgcccggcgggggctgcgggtcGTGGTCAGGGTGGGCACGGGGTGGTGGTTCAGAGGCGAGGGGCTGAGCTCACAGAATCAGCGAGGAGTCAgcgaggttggaagagacctctgagGTCATCAGGTCCAACCTGTGAGCCAACACCAACCATGTAAACCAGAGCAGGGCACTTTCTGCCACGTCCAGCCTTTCCTTAACCATCCCCAGGGACGGAGACTCCACCTGCAGTTATGGCAGTGGAAATGAAGAAGGAGCCAGGCCGTGCAGAGTCTTGTCCATGGTGCTCTTTTGAGCATTGCCCTTAGCATGAGGTATCCACAAAACCATGCCCGGGCTTTGTTGAGGAGAGAGGGCatctggggcagcagcagcagagtggggGAAAAGCTGGGGGGGGATAGGTACGGTCCGGTGCTCGAGCACAATTGCTAGCAACAGCCTGCCGTGTGCTTGACCGTGACAACAGTGCCTAAAGATTAAGTCGTCCaatggagaaggaaaacttcgcagaggatttttttttctcactgtattGGCAGGCACATTTCTAATAGAAGGACTGTTTCAGAGACTAACTAAACACCTTGCAATTCCATCAATCATTTCTACCTGATatgcttttccttcttgttgCAGAATGCTTTTTCTCTGGTGTTAGAGACAGAGTACAGGGCTTTGGTCTCACAGTGAACCCTTTCTGACTAAATTGTAAGTTATGCTTCTGATGTGGCTAAGCAGAGGTTGTAATAAGCATGATGCCATAAAGCCCAAGAGTTGAAAATTAGATCAGCTTatagattttaaataaataaaccctaGTGGAAAGATGAACTAGCCTGTAAACAACCTTCCTTCTCTTGCTTCAAAGCACATCATCATAGTTCTCACAGACTAATGAAGCTTTTACTTGGGGCAGGAGGAACACAAACTGTTCTCAATGTTTAGGGGTTTTGAGGGCTGCTTTCagatttctaaaaatgttttgaagttctgtggggttttttttcttcttgcaggaACAGATGTCGTCATTGTTAAAAATGGCAGAAGAATATGTGGCACGGGAGGCTGCTTAGCCAATGCACCTTTGCATCAGAACAAGAGCTATTTCGAGTTTAAAATCCAGTCTACAGGTTAGTCAGCAAAAAATATACAACTTGGGAGGTATGTCACGTTGCCTGCTGGTGGTAATATCTCAAATGCTCAGCACATGCATCTTTCTAATTGCATCATTGAACTTGTGAACAGTAGAAAGATTTTTAAGTTGTTGCTGtgtgaaaagaaatttctttttttcctttttttaattgtgactctaaaatattaaaaagaatggTAAGTGTATTGCTAGAGGAGTGCAAATACTAACCCCCCACGTTGTTTTGTATGCTGTTATAGGCATGTTTTTCAGTTGGCgtattttagaaattatttttgctcaGTAAATGCTTATGACCACATAAAACACTGTAGCTATGAAGTATTCTTTTAAAGAGTGCAGTTTATCCAGTGATATTTGTATCTATTTGTCTACCCTCATGTGCTCTTAAAAGGCCCTGTTTGCCCAAGCAAGCGTAACAGTCCTTGTGCTACCCTTTGCTCTTCAGATCAAATGTGTAGCACTTATTCTGACACTGCCTTATCCAGAGGAGCCTTTCAGCACcttgttctttttatttgctcCTACAAATATGGTCAGCTTCATTACTACAGAGAGCACTCCAGGCGTGCTTGTATTCTAGCATCAAAAATCagcctgtatttttaaaagctgttacaagatgctctgaaaatgaagctgtgcttttcctaagtgtgtgtggggagggaagaagaagggaagtGTTAGTCTAGAGACAGGCCTTGTGCACCAGCTGGAGCTTGATGCCAGCACTTTTTGGGTAAGGGTTGTTTGCCTTCAGGAGGGTGGGAGTGTAGGCAGCGTGAACGCAGATCTGCCCACGACACCTTGCAGTCCAACTAGTTGATTAGTTTTAAGCTACATGTAAGCTCATATCAATCTTAACTTGGCAATTTTATTATCCTTTATGTTGGGAAGAATCCATTGCAGGTGTTGTTCATACATGGTCATTATTCACACTTCTTACACTTAAGAAACAAGGGAAATAAAGTCTCGTGGTCTCTGTAACCCATTTTTCCTCTATTCCTGTGCCCCAAGGCAGGAGAACTGTAGAAGACTTAAAGTAAATGTGTGATTTCCAGAAGTGTCCCTGCACAATCAAGTAGAGGTTATCTGTGGGGTCACCCTGACTATTGTAAAGTTTTCTGAAGTCTAATCACACTCTTGTCCTTTTCGTAACATGTAAGCATTAGAATAAATTATTCTACAGTTTTGTCTTTTGAAACTAAGTTTCTTATATTTTTGCCTCATTTTAGTCTTCTGTAGACTAAACAGTCCcagtttgttggggtttttttcattatagaagaaatttttacaCTTCtgattggttttgttgttttttctacAATATCTCTAGTCAGCCTAATTTGTCTTGAGGTACAGTGCTTAAAATGGATGctctgcttcagctgcagcagcagtagaTGACCTCATCTGTTTTATACATGCCACACATCCAGAAGTTTTCCACAGCAGTAGGGCACACTCACACTCACCAAGTGGTCTGTGATAACCCCCGAACCGTATTCTGTGAACTGGTTACCAAGCCACTACTGTATTTGTGCCTCGTACTGTTCCTACTTACCTGGTCTTCTTCATAATTTAGTAAAAACAGATGcactttctttatttctgaccAGTTAGTCAGGATCACTTTAAACTTGAAGGGCCTCTCAACAGTTTGCAGTCCTGTCAGGTTGGGATTGGCAGCACATTTAATCAACACATCGTCATGTTATTCAAGTAATCGATGGGAATGCAGAACAGTATCTGACCTTGTGCATTCAATGCAAAACCTCAAACCCCACTTGAGTCATCTTTTTTGATTTGACAGGGTGCTACTGATGAGTAATCCTGGAATAGTTTTCTAACCACTCGTGCCTTCGTATTGCTGTAACTGTCTAGACCGTGTCTTCATCATTTTACTATTTCAGTGTTGTATGAGTTTCAAAAACATTACCGAATCAAGGTCTATCATATTaacactttctcctttttccataAGACTAGAAAACtagctggaaaaggaaaatttgttgTTTACAGATCCATGCTAGTTGGATATATTTTTTGTATCATCCTACATATTTCTGGGAATAAAAGTTGAGCTAAGTGGTTACAATTCTTCTTTTCAGAGGTACTTCTTTTTCAAGATAGATACTGTTTGTCTTCAGTCTCCTGTGGCTACTTGTGCTGGATCTGGCCAGGATGAAGTTAATTTCCTtcatggcagctgctgtggtgctgtgttttagatttgCGACCAAAGCAATACTGATAACAATACTGATAACACACCAGTATTTtagctgttgctgagcagggtTTGCACAGCATCAAAACCTCCTCTGTTTCTCACTCTGCCCCTCCAGTGAATATGATTAAGGTTGCACAAGAGCTTGTGAGGGGACATAACCAGGTGGATGACCCAAACTAACCAAAGAGATATTCTGTACCACCTGTCTTGCTCAGGAATAAATGGGAGAGGAGGGGATTTAGGGAGGTTAGCCATCTTTTGCTTGGGAATTGGCTGGGCATCAGTCTACCCATGGGAGGTGGTGAATGATTGCCATTGCATCACTTTGTCTTGTTGTCTCtttctttcacttctgctttACTTACTAAACAATTTTTATCTTCAGCCACaagttttcttggttttgctcttcctttcctcttccttctttccactGGGGCCTGtagggggaagggaaagactGGCTGGATGGGGCTTAGCTGCCTACCAGAGCTAACCTACAATAGTTCTGGTGTTTCCAGAAGATATTTACTGGTGGTACCATCATggcattaattaaaaaacaaattctttATGCTGTCCTGCTTCAGTCAGTCGTCAaaataatgtggtttttttcttactgtgttAATGTCACATTTTAGGGATTTGGGGTATTGGAGTTGCAACCCAGAAAGCAAACTTGAATCAAATTCCACTTGGTCGAGATGTCCACAGCCTGGTGATGAGAAATGATGGAGCTCTCTACTATAacaatgaggagaaaaataggTTACCAGCAAACAACCTTCCTCAGGAGGGCGATGTGGTGGTGAGTTTCTTAAGGCTTCCTTAATTCCTCACCTGTTCCCAAATGCCTCTTATTTACACCTCTGTGGTCAAACTGCTGGCTGGTTTAAGTCAAATTGTTCGGCTTGCGTCTCCCAGTTTGCAAAGTGCTGGGATATCACTTCTTGTTGTGTTCGAATGGATCAGCAGCCTGGATACGGGTGGACTTCATTCTTGGTACTGATAGGTTCCTAATGAGGGACGGAGTTGACCAGAGTTTGAGCAATAGTTTCTAATGCTCTATTGCAGTATCTGCCTGACTGATAACTCCCATCACAAGGATCTTACATTATTTGAGATAGGACCTCCCTGAACAAATAATGTGCTGGAATGCATTACATGGCTATGCACCATGCCCAGCTGAACTCAAGATCCCTTAGCTGACTGGTTAATGATTAGAAGGACAGAGGGGAGCAGATGATGGGTCCTGGGTAAta
This Corvus moneduloides isolate bCorMon1 chromosome 2, bCorMon1.pri, whole genome shotgun sequence DNA region includes the following protein-coding sequences:
- the SPRYD7 gene encoding SPRY domain-containing protein 7 encodes the protein MAASVFCCFSWCRDGGAGHIPLKEMPAVHLDTQRMGTDVVIVKNGRRICGTGGCLANAPLHQNKSYFEFKIQSTGIWGIGVATQKANLNQIPLGRDVHSLVMRNDGALYYNNEEKNRLPANNLPQEGDVVGITYDHVELNVYLNGKNMHCPASGIRGTVYPVVYVDDSAILDCQFSEFYHTPPPGFEKILFEQQIF